CTACACTACACTACACTACCGTACAGTGTGTCATGTCAGTATACAACCCCAACATGCAACATGCAGTAGCCCAGGGGGGCTGTCTGTCTGCATGCTGCATCACATggccacactaatcaatcatgcATGCCCATATCATTTGCTTTGCTTAATCTTTCTCATTTTAGCTCACTAATCAACACCGCTTCCTGCGTGATGACACAGCTAAGATCTAATCCTCACGCTTAAACAATCAAGCAAGCAAGCAAGTTGGGCTGAAGAGATCTAAACTTGTGGCCTGGTACTTGTAGCGGTGTTCAACTTTTTCGCTTTGACCCCAACCGCACGCACCTAATCAAGATTCTTGCGCTTGGTTATAACCACTAAGCAGAACATGCCTGTGATATTATTCTATCTCCCACATGTGGTGTTAACTAGTAACCAGTGCCGATTCCAGCTTGGCCAGACACTTCCCATTGGCTCTGGGCATCATGTTGCCACAATTATATGCTCATGTTGCTAGTTAATCTCTTGTCTGTGTATTTTTTGCTGTCACAAGGGATCTGGATAGGTTGCAACTGGGAGTAGAATATGCGTCCCAACTGATCGTCTGGTGCGAAAATCGACGACCAAGATCCACTTCAGCTTGGTAGTGACCTGTGAGAGATCTGCGGTGGGAAGCGGCACGTGTCCGATCCCTGAGCGCCGGTTCGTTTCTGATTTTTGATCCTGACCGTCGGTTGCCTGCCGGGACGGCCGATTCTTTCCTCTTGGTATGGTAATGGTAGGGAACCCCTTGGTCCCTATCTATAAAGGCCATGCATACAGATACAGGGGAGTAAGCTGTACTTGCTAGCTAATTAGCTTCAGACATCTCATCAGGTGACATATATCATCTTTCTTTCTGAGGAGGAAGGAGAAATAATGGGGCACATTGCTGATCCTGCGGGCGCCGTAGTCGTGGGCTGCAAAGTGCTGCCCATCTTCAACGAGAATGGCATTGTTGATGGCGCGGTGAAGAAGATCGTGCACAGGATCGACGGGAAGAAGGCGGTCGCCCGGGTGAAGGAGCTACTCAAGTGGGCCGCCCAGGCCAGGCCGTACGGCAGCAGCAACGGCGTCAGTGGGAAGAAATGGAAGGTACTAATCGCTACTTGGTTTCTTTAGTTAGTGATCGTCGCAGGAGCACATCTTGTTTTGAAGCTGTGTCGATCTAGATGGGAAATTTCTTATATTCTGATCGATCTTGTTTCTGCGAGCAGCAGTTTCTGAGCTTCCAGGGAAGGGATGGTGGTGGTGCTGCAGCACCGGTATCAAAGTGCGACGATGACGCGAGCTCCGGGTCCGGGTCCGGTGGCAAGCTGAGCTTCAAGTGGGAGGCGGGCAGCTGCTCGTCGGCGTCGTCGGTGCTGTACTCGCCGCTGTCGTTTGCGTCTGCGCCGGCCGGGAGGACGGAGCAGCAGACGCCGTCGAGGGGCAACGGGAACTACAACTACAGCTACAACGGGTACGCGTCGCGGCTGTCGTCGGTGAGCCAGAAGAGCTCGTCGTCGGAGGCGTGCCGGATGGCGCAGTGGATCACCACCGACTCAGACTGTGAGTAGATACAATAACCTGTCTATGATATAGTATGTTAACATGATGTGCAATTAGAGACACAGTGTGGTTAATGACGCTTTTATGGTTGGTTAATTTGCAGTTGTGGTGCTGGAGCTATAGCTGAAAAATAATAcgcattgctgaagatggcagcAGGAGGAGGATGTTGAGAGGACACAAGATTTGAGAAACTGGTGATGACTCATCAAGCTAGTTAATTAGCTAGTGTTGTTAATTAGTCTAGTTAGTTAGGGAGGGAGGGGGCTAATTATAAACAGTAGCAGATGCATGTGCTATCTATTCTAGACTGATGATGAGCAATTACAGACAGACAGACAGAGAAGCAATTACAGACAGACAGAGACCAATGATGCATGAAGCAATATGGAGGGAATGCAATTACAGACAGACAGCTGATGGATGCATTGCATGATGGAGCTGTCAAATTAAGTTTAAGTGTATATATGTGCGTGTCTTTTGTGATTGATAAATAATAAGTCCACGCATacatttctttcttttttctttttggaaGGGAATATATGTGTTGTTATCACCTCACCAGCGGTCAGAGTTGATGTTTGGAGTGCACACTGACTGGTGGCGCCATTTTTTTACTGGCTTTTCACTGATTAACCTAACTATTTATCTTAATTAATTTATTAATGGATCAGTTAGTACTACTCCAGTCCAGTGGGTAAATATGGATTAGCAATGTCATCAAGCTGCTCTCCAACAAActaagagagagagggagggagcaGCCATGTGGCCACGTGTGTCTCTCATCTCTCCTCACACTTGACACCACATTGCCACCTAAGGCAACTCCGACCATAGTTTAAAAAACCCAACTGGCGAGCCTACCGTTTTTACCAGTCGGACCGCTGGTTCACCAATTCGATTGCCGGTTTCTTAAGCAATAAAATAATACATATTTTATCAACAAATGCACCAAACAATAGGTAAAAAATGTGTAATCGGAGTTGACCGTCAAGCGTGTTGGTCCTCCTACTCGGTTACTCCTGGTCTGGACTCTGGAATGGAGGAAGGCAACCGGAGGGAAGCCTTGTCGATTTGACTGCAATAGAGGGAGATCAAAGTTGTATGGACCAGTCTGATCAGGTGGCGGCAGCCCCTCTCCCCAACCATCAATAGAGGTGGTGCAGATGGCGGGACGTGGGAGTAGCTGTGCGGGCTGGTGGCTTGGTGCTGTCGAGCGGAGCGACGAGGGAGAAGCAGCATCACCACACGATGGCGCCAAGCAAGGGTTGCGTCGGGGGCGCCGACGCCCGATAGGGTTTGTCTGTGTATAAAATCGAGAGAATTGTGCCTAAAATGGCTGAAACCCTACTAAAAGAGGGCTTTTCTTGCTTTTTTGATTCTAGCCCCAGCTTGTTCGCATGAAAACAAGTTGATTGAGGGGCTTTTCTAGAAACGACATCAAATCGACCGGTTTTTTGTGAACCGACCAGTTCATCGGTTTTTGAAAAATAGGCCAGTTTGGCCGGTTTTTTCTGGTTCAATTGCTCGAACGGTCCGCTGCACTTAAAAAACCGCCAGGATCATCGAACCTAGGTTTTTCCGGTCCGACCGCCGGTCCGGTCCGGTTTTTTAAACTATGACTCCAACACCAATCATTAAAATAGACATCATCATCAAATATCCACAGAGACCTTCGGACGTGTTTGCGGATAGAACTAAGGATGGATGTCATCCAACCGTAAACTTCAAATGTCCGCTTTCAGTTTTTTTCCTATGACCGTACTACTCAAAACAGTCATCAAAGATAAACAACAAAATTCTTAAGCAACCGAAAGATAAATATTTCTATGCAACAATAATTCAAATagaaatatagcaatccaaatatAAGGTTTTGAAATAAAAAGGTTCAAGTTTGAATTCATCTTAGTCGGACACATGTTCTAGTTCTCCATTTGAAACGCCCAAAGATGCTGATCATTCCACAGTTGTTCATGAGTTCCTCGATGTCAAATTTGATGATGCATTTGGATAAAATCCTCAAATGTCCCCAGATTCTGCTATGAAAGCTTGATAGGATCATCCACGTTTTTAAAAATCTAGACCATGTCGAACTCCATCATCCCCATCCTCCACAATTTTGTTGTGCATGAGCACACAAGCTGTCATCATCTCCCACGGTGCCTCTGGACCGTCTAGTTTAGCAAGTCCTTGAACAACTGCAAACCGGGTTTGAAGCACTCCCAATGTCCTCTCGACATTCTTTATAGCAGATTCTTGTCTTTGGGCAAAGTGATATCTTTTGTTACCCCTTGCTTCAGAGATGGTCTTAACGAAAGTCGTCCATGGAGGATAGATACCATCAGAGAGATAATGCCCCATGTTGTAGCCACAACCATTGATGGTACAGTTGCGCTCAGGAGCTTGGCATGCACACAAACTTGCAAACAATGGAGATTGCTACAACAACATGTTGATGTCACTCTGAGACCCAGACAAGACAAGGAAAGAGTGCCAAATCTAGAGGTCATGTGATGCAACTGCTTCAAAATGATG
This sequence is a window from Aegilops tauschii subsp. strangulata cultivar AL8/78 chromosome 7, Aet v6.0, whole genome shotgun sequence. Protein-coding genes within it:
- the LOC109731721 gene encoding uncharacterized protein isoform X1, producing MGHIADPAGAVVVGCKVLPIFNENGIVDGAVKKIVHRIDGKKAVARVKELLKWAAQARPYGSSNGVSGKKWKQFLSFQGRDGGGAAAPVSKCDDDASSGSGSGGKLSFKWEAGSCSSASSVLYSPLSFASAPAGRTEQQTPSRGNGNYNYSYNGYASRLSSVSQKSSSSEACRMAQWITTDSDFVVLEL
- the LOC109731721 gene encoding uncharacterized protein isoform X2, with amino-acid sequence MGHIADPAGAVVVGCKVLPIFNENGIVDGAVKKIVHRIDGKKAVARVKELLKWAAQARPYGSSNGVSGKKWKFLSFQGRDGGGAAAPVSKCDDDASSGSGSGGKLSFKWEAGSCSSASSVLYSPLSFASAPAGRTEQQTPSRGNGNYNYSYNGYASRLSSVSQKSSSSEACRMAQWITTDSDFVVLEL